The following coding sequences lie in one Sorex araneus isolate mSorAra2 chromosome 4, mSorAra2.pri, whole genome shotgun sequence genomic window:
- the IL17A gene encoding interleukin-17A, with protein sequence MASLMRTSTMSLLLLLCLVAIMKAGIAAPQHPRCPSTEDRSLPPYVKVNLNVLNRKTNAKRPLDYHNRSTSPWNFHRNEDSERFPPIIWEAKCRHLGCVDAEGKVDHHMNSVPIQQEILVLRKEPGHCVHSFRLEKMLVAVGCTCVTPIVSHVA encoded by the exons ATGGCGTCTCTTATGAGAACTTCAACCATG TCGCTGCTGCTGCTACTGTGTCTGGTGGCTATTATGAAGGCAGGAATTGCGGCCCCTCAACATCCAAGATGCCCAAGTACTGAGGATAGGAGTTTACCTCCGTACGTGAAGGTCAACCTAAATGTCCTCAATCGAAAAACGAATGCCAAAAGACCCTTAGATTACCACAACCGATCCACCTCACCTTGGAATTTCCA CCGCAACGAGGACTCTGAGAGATTCCCTCCTATCATCTGGGAGGCCAAGTGCCGCCACTTGGGCTGTGTGGATGCCGAGGGGAAGGTGGACCACCACATGAACTCCGTCCCCATCCAGCAAGAGATCCTGGTCCTGCGAAAGGAGCCTGGCCACTGTGTCCACTCTTTCCGATTGGAGAAGATGCTGGTAGCTGTGGGCTGTACCTGTGTCACGCCCATTGTCAGTCATGTGGCTTAA